Genomic DNA from Capsicum annuum cultivar UCD-10X-F1 unplaced genomic scaffold, UCD10Xv1.1 ctg47803, whole genome shotgun sequence:
gaccctataaagttggagtgtgtcgtagaaaATTTGGCCATAGTTCGGGGGTTACTAGATACTTTACTCTTGAATTAAAGATTTTAAACTTCTAGTTTTTTTTCATAGCTTTGGGATCCATGGATTCAAGAAAGAAGTTTAGAATATTTGAAATATGAGAATTTGCTAGCTGCTTTTCTCCAACATGTGCAACGGAATGCTAGAGGGATGCTCGTTGATGAACAAGGGCGACCTGATATTCAGATCATCGAAAGGTAGTTTCGCGTGCAGaccttattcatttttttcatatgtCAAACACATACTCAATCCCAAGACTTCTGCCTATTCTGATACCATATTAAAGTGTGTGTCCATCTCATCTCAATGCATAAGTTGTTAGACAGAGAACACTTtcatttgtttaattatttttgagtAAACCCTCTGaatatgaccaaatttgctacgatatCCTCCAACTTCACAGGGTCCTACTACCCCCTGAACTCAATGTTAGTGTATTTCTGTcaccctttttagctgacgtAACACCTTTTTAGCTGATTTGGCTCTTTTGACGTGGGTTCCATTTTTATGTtataaaggtgtcacatcagctcaaaagggtgacaaaaatatgctaaaattgagttcagagaATAATAGAACcctggagtgtgtcgtagcaactttggtcatagttcaagGGGTTACTGGATGCTTATCTTATTATTGTCTCAACAGTTCGCACTAACTCTAAACGTTGCAGGTTATTTTCTGAGATAGATAAGGACGCAAACAAAAGCATAACCCTTGTTGAGTTGGAGAATTTGGTTAATGATATGCAATCTGGGAAAGTTAAGGTTGACAAAAATTATGCTATTTCCAAAATATCGACGGCTTTTGACCTTAACAATGACAAGAAAATCGATTTGGAAGAGTTTGTTGGAGGATGTAAAAGATGGATAGAAGAAGCTAAGATGTTAGCTAAAAGTGATGATTCTACTACCAGAAGGATTTTGCATGAGGCAAGCAAAAACTTACAGTAATATCTTCTAAAATCTCTCATTTTCCCCTTACGTAAGTGTAAAAAGCTATCTATGTAATTTAACCTGTTACAGCATGTAACTTACCTTTTTGCCTAGTGATCGCTCAGTGCAGACCTATATGGAAGGTAGGTGGTCGTGAAGG
This window encodes:
- the LOC107854976 gene encoding sodium/calcium exchanger NCL1-like, which translates into the protein MLLSLIPFALVELVNAFNAYFARRIVIFTTLVVSGTFLLSYFTYQLWDPWIQERSLEYLKYENLLAAFLQHVQRNARGMLVDEQGRPDIQIIERLFSEIDKDANKSITLVELENLVNDMQSGKVKVDKNYAISKISTAFDLNNDKKIDLEEFVGGCKRWIEEAKMLAKSDDSTTRRILHEASKNLQ